From Montipora foliosa isolate CH-2021 chromosome 6, ASM3666993v2, whole genome shotgun sequence, a single genomic window includes:
- the LOC138007952 gene encoding phosphoserine aminotransferase-like, whose amino-acid sequence MAQTEKRVLNFAAGPAKLPEEVLAQAQKELVNYQGLGISVMEMSHRSAHFAKIVNEAENDLRELLNIPDNYKVLFLQGGGTGQFAAVPLNLAREGKSADYVITGAWSAKAAKEAEKFTKVKPVFKKLDRYDRIPPETDWNLDPNASYVYYCANETVHGVEFDFIPETNGVPLVCDMSSTILSRPIDVTKFGLIYAGAQKNVGCAGVTIVIVRDDLISNPSPQCPVVFDYKVQAGMNSLYNTPPTYSIYMMGLVFKWLKSIGGIPEMDRRSQMKSNLVYDLIDSSNGFYCGTVEKKSRSRMNAPLRISSPSGDQELEKAFIEEAEARNMIQLKGHRSVGGIRVSMYNAVKPEDVKTLVDFMKDFRQRNQKQYN is encoded by the exons ATGGCACAAACAGAGAAACGAGTTCTGAATTTCGCCGCTGGGCCCGCTAAGCTGCCAGAAGAA GTATTAGCTCAAGCTCAAAAGGAGTTAGTGAACTATCAGGGTCTCGGAATCAGTGTTATGG aAATGAGCCACAGATCGGCACACtttgcaaaaattgtaaatGAAGCTGAGAATGACCTTAGAGAACTTCT CAACATTCCAGACAATTACAAAGTTCTATTTTTACAAGGGGGAGGGACAGGCCAGTTTGCTGCAGTGCCACTGAACTTAGCAAGAG AAGGAAAATCTGCAGATTATGTTATCACTGGTGCATGGTCAGCAAAAGCAGCAAAAGAG GCAGAGAAGTTCACAAAAGTAAAGCCCGTTTTTAAGAAGCTTGACAGATATGATA GAATTCCCCCAGAGACAGATTGGAATTTAGATCCAAATGCTTCATATGTTTATTACTGTGCCAATGAAACAGTTCATG GTGTGGAGTTTGATTTCATCCCTGAGACGAATGGTGTTCCTCTTGTTTGTGACATGTCATCAACGATCCTGTCGAGACCTATTGACGTCACCAAG TTTGGACTGATCTATGCTGGGGCTCAAAAGAATGTTGGCTGTGCAGGTGTTACTATAGTGATAG TGCGTGATGATCTGATAAGCAATCCCTCACCACAGTGTCCAGTTGTGTTTGACTACAAG GTTCAAGCAGGCATGAATTCTCTGTACAACACACCCCCAACATACAGTATCTACATGATGGGACTTGTCTTCAAATGGCTCAAAAGTATAGGAGGAATTCCAG AAATGGACCGACGGAGCCAGATGAAGTCAAATCTCGTGTATGATCTGATTGACTCATCAAATGGCTTCTACTG TGGTACAGTGGAAAAGAAGAGCCGTTCAAGAATGAATGCCCCCCTAAGAATTTCAAGCCCTAGTGGAGACCAGGAACTGGAGAAGGCATTTATTGAAGAAGCTGAGGCCAGAAACATGATTCAGCTGAAAGGCCACAG GTCTGTTGGTGGAATAAGAGTGTCGATGTACAATGCTGTTAAGCCAGAAGATGTTAAGACTCTAGTAGATTTCATGAAGGATTTCAGACAAAGAAATCAGAAGCAATATAATTAA
- the LOC138005831 gene encoding uncharacterized protein, giving the protein MSNIMLNSPQFSKVLEQMTIISERVNKGRMKTPNSWSSAPVIQVTCFDDETNNQQSEKPTWKEVKRTDQSMNEEATKTSALVRNSEEEKDFSDYSSIDEDFLSRNFALQSGDETVYDHRSDSEDMKKRKSRIKSSNGSIISSRIIKGIEQRKLDKRKEGVDVGDESVQLTAGVTETMSRSSSQDMGDSRLSSSRFPGRRRNTVCSVLGEDNDSSEFSDNSESFNRRNNIAPVNAQNNIAVKGDQKTNIKNRKNKPKRIDLSLETSSGKNLAPLSRTRSFHENDRASDEKLSSDEDFRSKNTDDRRTDNSRSKAMRFPRKSLRDVVFRTREKSENGVSILKEVGVIPNTSPIERMRISSSVAKGTPNSLFVNINSENRLPLRPRSQSDQGSSLDAQFADRLSRPTTPQRLTPSPNKSDGNIGKLVASEEDDVNKKRVGVPSPLNAHKIGETWNDIDPRKLASEAEVNDIKSDLSISSQSQRFRNFTSFRQQPTVEMTGNVSPVSPRDERKLYLAAAQPMARIRNKAQSRSILQTTSQIIIDQAEKELDKCSERLPYISMEQVMERWQTDRRHWNVVRTVVNSHGDHDSQTNMETVRGCRYIRDSVVTEKKRKMNSK; this is encoded by the coding sequence ATGTCAAACATCATGTTAAACTCACCTCAATTTAGTAAGGTTTTGGAGCAGATGACTATTATCAGTGAGCGGGTTAACAAAGGACGCATGAAGACACCAAACTCATGGAGTTCAGCGCCGGTGATCCAGGTGACATGTTTTGATGACGAGACAAATAATCAGCAGTCGGAGAAGCCCACCTGGAAAGAAGTGAAGAGAACTGATCAATCAATGAACGAAGAGGCAACGAAGACGTCAGCTTTAGTTCGCAACagtgaagaagaaaaagatttCTCAGATTATAGCAGTATTGATGAAGATTTTTTAAGCAGAAATTTTGCTTTGCAATCCGGAGATGAGACTGTTTACGATCATAGAAGCGACAGCGAAGATATGAAGAAAAGGAAGTCCAGGATAAAATCATCTAACGGATCAATTATTTCTTCGCGGATCATAAAAGGAATTGAACAAAGAAAACTggataaaagaaaagaaggagtAGATGTGGGTGATGAGAGCGTTCAGCTTACAGCGGGTGTCACAGAAACTATGTCTAGATCGTCTTCCCAGGACATGGGTGATTCCCGGCTTTCATCAAGTCGTTTTCCAGGTCGAAGAAGAAATACCGTTTGTTCAGTTCTTGGTGAAGATAACGATAGTAGTGAGTTCTCGGACAATTCAGAATCATTCAATAGGAGGAATAACATCGCACCTGTTAATGCACAGAACAATATCGCTGTAAAAGGAGACCAGAAGACAAACATCAAGAACAGAAAAAATAAACCTAAGCGCATTGATTTATCGCTTGAAACCAGCTCTGGGAAAAATCTCGCGCCATTGAGTAGGACACGATCATTTCACGAAAATGACCGAGCGTCCGACGAAAAGTTGTCGTCAGACGAAGATTTTCGATCGAAAAACACAGATGATCGTCGAACCGATAATAGCAGATCGAAAGCAATGAGATTCCCGCGAAAGTCTCTAAGAGATGTTGTCTTTAGAACACGGGAAAAGTCAGAGAATGGTGTATCTATTCTGAAGGAGGTAGGAGTGATTCCGAACACAAGCCCCATCGAGAGAATGCGAATTTCATCTTCTGTTGCAAAAGGCACTCCAAATTCATTATTTGTGAACATCAATTCGGAGAATCGTCTTCCTTTACGACCTAGGTCCCAGAGCGATCAGGGGTCGAGCTTGGATGCCCAGTTTGCGGATCGCCTCTCAAGACCCACTACGCCTCAAAGGTTGACGCCCTCTCCGAACAAGTCCGACGGTAATATCGGTAAGCTTGTGGCCAGCGAAGAGGACGATGTGAATAAAAAGAGAGTTGGTGTGCCAAGTCCGTTAAATGCACATAAGATTGGGGAGACATGGAATGATATTGATCCTCGCAAACTTGCATCGGAGGCAGAAGTAAATGACATTAAGAGCGACCTGAGCATAAGCAGTCAATCACAACGCTTCCGCAACTTCACCTCTTTTCGTCAGCAGCCAACCGTCGAGATGACTGGTAACGTTTCGCCAGTGTCTCCGCGAGATGAGCGCAAATTATACCTTGCGGCTGCGCAGCCAATGGCACGCATCCGTAATAAAGCTCAAAGCAGAAGCATTCTACAAACTACCTCTCAGATTATCATAGACCAGGCAGAAAAGGAGCTCGATAAATGTAGCGAGCGTTTACCATATATTTCAATGGAACAAGTCATGGAAAGGTGGCAGACAGATCGCAGACATTGGAACGTAGTTCGAACGGTTGTCAATTCTCACGGAGATCATGACTCTCAAACTAATATGGAAACCGTGAGGGGTTGTAGATACATTCGAGATTCAGTGGTAActgagaagaaaaggaaaatgaatTCGAAATGA